A single region of the Salarchaeum japonicum genome encodes:
- a CDS encoding ABC transporter ATP-binding protein, translating to MTQNTLDARDAGTEAPLVSVRDLKTYYADDSIIASKPPVKAVDGVSFDIYRGETLGLVGESGCGKSTLGRTMLGLETATDGDVVVDGTNVADLSGRERREWARNAGMVFQDPEESLNDRMTIGEIVREPLDAHSVGTPDERRERVRDLLTTVGLQPEHYYRYPHQFSGGQKQRIGIARALALEPDFLVLDEPTSALDVSVQARIINLLNELQDDLGLTYLFISHDLSVMKHIADRIAVMYLGNVAELGPARDVFDDPQHPYTVSLLSAVPGRHGTDVERVALPGTPPSPRDPPSGCPFNTRCPAKIRPAKHDDLSVDAWDAIEAFREVLRGRALGQDGVLAEVKRRLGFVDADVTESVDDLFSNVEIDGDAWAVIEQSIDLAEDARYADAEALLADEFGGVCEERDPENELGDGRVSRCHRHRDEYEDVAPVVERRRADD from the coding sequence ATGACGCAGAACACGCTCGACGCACGCGACGCCGGAACCGAAGCACCGCTCGTGTCGGTTCGCGACCTGAAGACGTACTACGCGGACGACTCCATCATCGCCTCCAAACCGCCCGTGAAGGCCGTGGACGGCGTGTCCTTCGACATCTATCGCGGGGAGACGCTCGGGCTCGTCGGCGAGTCCGGCTGCGGGAAGTCCACGCTCGGCCGGACGATGCTCGGCCTCGAAACCGCGACGGACGGGGACGTGGTCGTGGACGGCACGAACGTCGCCGACCTCTCCGGCCGCGAACGCCGCGAGTGGGCGCGGAACGCCGGCATGGTGTTCCAGGACCCCGAGGAGAGCCTGAACGACCGGATGACCATCGGCGAAATCGTCCGCGAACCCCTGGACGCGCACAGCGTCGGCACGCCCGACGAGCGCCGCGAACGCGTCCGCGACCTCCTGACGACGGTGGGATTGCAGCCGGAGCACTACTACCGCTACCCCCACCAGTTCTCGGGCGGCCAGAAACAGCGCATCGGTATCGCCCGCGCGCTCGCACTGGAACCCGACTTCCTCGTGCTGGACGAACCCACGTCCGCGCTGGACGTGTCCGTGCAGGCCCGCATCATCAACCTCCTGAACGAGCTTCAGGACGACCTCGGGCTCACCTACCTGTTCATCAGTCACGACCTCTCCGTGATGAAACACATCGCCGACCGAATCGCGGTGATGTACCTCGGGAACGTCGCGGAACTCGGCCCCGCCCGCGACGTGTTCGACGACCCCCAGCACCCCTACACGGTCAGCCTGCTGTCCGCGGTGCCCGGCCGACACGGGACGGACGTGGAGCGCGTCGCGCTCCCCGGCACGCCGCCGAGTCCGCGCGACCCCCCGAGCGGGTGTCCGTTCAACACGCGGTGTCCCGCGAAGATTCGGCCCGCGAAACACGACGACCTCTCCGTGGACGCCTGGGACGCCATCGAGGCGTTCCGCGAGGTTCTGCGCGGCCGCGCGCTCGGCCAGGACGGCGTGCTCGCGGAAGTAAAGCGCCGCCTCGGGTTCGTGGACGCCGACGTGACCGAGAGCGTTGACGACCTGTTCTCGAACGTCGAAATCGACGGGGACGCCTGGGCGGTCATCGAGCAATCTATCGACCTCGCCGAGGACGCCCGGTACGCGGACGCGGAAGCCCTGCTCGCGGACGAGTTCGGCGGCGTCTGCGAGGAGCGCGACCCCGAGAACGAACTCGGCGACGGCCGCGTGAGCCGCTGTCACCGCCACCGCGACGAGTACGAGGACGTCGCGCCCGTCGTCGAGCGGCGGCGCGCCGACGACTGA
- a CDS encoding PAS domain S-box protein, translated as MTGSVRRYAAGAAVSLVGVLTLLVPLYDIWDDVTDLSWGVATTFVENSPLIALSLGLIAAGVWLVRQEWSDDDLIRVAFWNVGGAAAVFLLYAWVMALQFWAMGELKPVVLALDGVLFGAVAAFAVGVYHTRQRRTMTVLRDRERNLRELHDVISDDTAAFDDKLDRLLDIGRDLFDAEFASFAHVDPETNEYRLEAVKSDDIDLAEGDVVPYSQTHCQEMIQEDETVQFAVRPYDAGEKPYGTDEGFEMYVGTPVYVGDAVYGSLCFLDREQSDAFADWELTMVELMGNWIGYELDRERYIEAQREHLQEREQRFESVVDAVDEYAIFMLDDEGRVKSWNEGAQNIKGYEPSDIIGEHIRTFYREEDAQAGKPERLLSQAAEEGQVHDEGWRVRKDGTQFWGDVTISARYDDGELQGYTKVTRDMTDERSYERALEHERERLEFMNRILRHNLLNGLNLVNARAQHLETTADLDADDREHLDIVRERVQDMSDLIDTMRTFMDAIVSDSDHDLQKMALRERLTGKVELARGTYDEATFDVHDLPDEDVLVYGDELLGEVFENILSNAVVHNDAATPHVEVWTTTGTTTIPVDADTGDPLSESADPMRRDVEHREHDAVTVHIADNGPGIPDEEKRAVLEKGVSELSEPGNGFGLYLVKEMLDAYGGSVDIRDNDPEGTVFAVTFLRAD; from the coding sequence ATGACCGGTTCCGTACGTCGGTACGCGGCGGGTGCCGCCGTCTCCCTCGTCGGCGTTCTCACGCTCCTCGTACCGCTCTACGACATCTGGGACGACGTCACGGATCTCTCCTGGGGGGTTGCGACCACGTTCGTCGAGAACTCGCCGCTCATCGCGCTCTCCCTCGGCCTCATCGCGGCCGGCGTCTGGCTCGTCCGCCAGGAGTGGAGCGACGACGACCTGATTCGGGTGGCGTTCTGGAACGTCGGCGGCGCGGCCGCCGTCTTCCTGCTGTACGCGTGGGTGATGGCGCTCCAGTTCTGGGCGATGGGCGAACTGAAACCCGTCGTGCTCGCGCTCGACGGCGTCCTGTTCGGCGCTGTCGCGGCGTTCGCGGTCGGCGTCTACCACACCCGGCAGCGCCGCACGATGACCGTGCTCAGAGACCGCGAGCGCAACCTCCGCGAACTCCACGACGTCATCTCCGACGACACCGCGGCGTTCGACGACAAACTCGACCGCTTGCTCGACATCGGCCGCGACCTGTTCGACGCGGAGTTCGCGTCGTTCGCGCACGTCGACCCCGAGACGAACGAGTACCGCCTCGAAGCGGTGAAGTCGGACGACATCGACCTCGCGGAGGGCGACGTGGTGCCGTACTCGCAGACGCACTGCCAGGAGATGATTCAGGAGGACGAGACCGTTCAGTTCGCCGTGCGGCCGTACGACGCCGGCGAAAAACCGTACGGGACGGACGAGGGGTTCGAGATGTACGTCGGGACGCCCGTCTACGTCGGGGACGCCGTGTACGGGTCGCTGTGCTTCCTCGACCGCGAGCAGTCGGACGCGTTCGCGGACTGGGAGCTGACGATGGTGGAACTGATGGGGAACTGGATCGGGTACGAACTCGACCGCGAGCGCTACATCGAGGCGCAACGCGAACACCTCCAGGAGCGCGAGCAACGCTTCGAGTCCGTGGTGGACGCGGTCGACGAGTACGCCATCTTCATGCTCGACGACGAGGGGCGCGTGAAGAGTTGGAACGAGGGCGCGCAGAACATCAAGGGCTACGAGCCGTCCGACATCATCGGCGAACACATCCGGACGTTCTACCGCGAGGAGGACGCGCAAGCCGGGAAACCCGAGCGGTTGCTCTCGCAGGCCGCGGAGGAGGGACAGGTGCACGACGAGGGCTGGCGGGTGCGCAAGGACGGCACCCAGTTCTGGGGCGACGTGACCATCAGCGCGCGCTACGACGACGGCGAACTCCAGGGGTACACGAAGGTGACGCGGGACATGACGGACGAGCGGTCGTACGAGCGCGCGCTCGAACACGAACGCGAGCGCCTCGAATTCATGAACCGCATCCTCCGACACAACCTCCTGAACGGCCTGAACCTCGTGAACGCGCGCGCCCAACACCTCGAAACGACCGCCGACCTCGACGCGGACGACCGCGAACACCTCGACATCGTCCGGGAGCGCGTACAGGACATGTCCGACCTCATCGACACGATGCGGACGTTCATGGACGCCATCGTCTCCGACAGCGACCACGACCTCCAGAAGATGGCGCTCCGCGAACGCCTCACCGGGAAGGTCGAACTCGCGCGCGGGACGTACGACGAGGCGACGTTCGACGTGCACGACCTCCCGGACGAGGACGTGCTCGTGTACGGCGACGAACTGCTCGGGGAGGTGTTCGAGAACATCCTCTCGAACGCGGTGGTGCACAACGACGCCGCGACGCCGCACGTCGAGGTGTGGACGACGACCGGGACGACGACGATTCCCGTGGACGCGGACACGGGCGACCCGCTCTCGGAGTCCGCCGACCCGATGCGGCGGGACGTGGAGCACCGCGAGCACGACGCGGTCACGGTGCACATCGCGGACAACGGCCCCGGCATCCCGGACGAGGAGAAGCGCGCGGTGCTGGAGAAGGGCGTCTCCGAGTTGAGCGAACCCGGGAACGGCTTCGGTCTCTACCTCGTGAAGGAGATGCTGGACGCCTACGGCGGGTCGGTGGACATCCGGGACAACGACCCCGAGGGGACGGTGTTCGCGGTGACGTTCCTGCGGGCTGACTGA
- a CDS encoding ABC transporter ATP-binding protein: MSETQRVTDAPLLSVRDLRTVFHTEREDIHAVDGVSFDIYEGESVGLVGESGSGKSVTARSILGLVDEPGHIEGGEIMFRGDNLVEDGWDAHRGDIAIVFQDPSNALNPVYTVGNQIREALSIHQGLSGSEAREEAVNLLETVGIPDADRRVDEYPHELSGGMQQRAVIAIALACDPDVLVCDEPTTALDVTIQAQILDLLDDLRREEGLALLFITHDMGVIEEATDRVNVIYAGEVVEHASTETLFENPKHPYTQALLESIPGRTDPGQELPTIPGEVPTPTAPATDCRFAPRCPKAFDACTQVHPEPVDIEETETEHEAACLLYPDDRPREEVVERHQSKTEDDR; this comes from the coding sequence ATGAGCGAGACACAGCGCGTGACGGACGCGCCCCTGCTGTCCGTGCGCGACCTCCGGACGGTGTTCCACACGGAACGCGAGGACATCCACGCCGTTGACGGCGTGTCCTTCGACATCTACGAGGGCGAGTCCGTCGGCCTCGTCGGCGAGTCCGGGAGCGGGAAGTCCGTCACCGCCCGCTCCATCCTCGGGCTCGTGGACGAACCCGGCCACATCGAGGGCGGCGAAATCATGTTCCGCGGGGACAACCTCGTGGAGGACGGCTGGGACGCCCACCGCGGCGACATCGCCATCGTCTTCCAGGACCCGAGTAACGCCCTCAACCCCGTCTACACGGTCGGGAACCAGATTCGGGAGGCGCTCTCCATCCACCAGGGACTCTCCGGGTCGGAGGCGCGCGAGGAGGCGGTGAACCTCCTCGAAACCGTCGGCATCCCGGACGCCGACCGCCGCGTGGACGAGTACCCGCACGAACTCTCCGGGGGAATGCAGCAGCGCGCGGTCATCGCCATCGCGCTCGCGTGCGACCCGGACGTGCTCGTCTGCGACGAGCCGACGACGGCGCTCGACGTGACGATTCAGGCGCAGATTCTCGACCTCCTCGACGACCTGCGGCGCGAGGAAGGCCTCGCGCTGTTGTTCATCACGCACGACATGGGCGTCATCGAAGAGGCGACAGACCGCGTGAACGTCATCTACGCGGGCGAAGTCGTCGAACACGCCTCGACGGAGACGCTGTTCGAGAACCCGAAACACCCCTACACGCAGGCGCTCCTGGAGAGCATCCCGGGCCGCACCGACCCCGGGCAGGAACTCCCGACGATTCCGGGAGAGGTGCCGACGCCGACCGCGCCCGCGACGGACTGCCGGTTCGCGCCGCGGTGTCCGAAGGCGTTCGACGCCTGCACGCAAGTGCACCCCGAACCCGTGGACATCGAGGAGACGGAGACCGAGCACGAGGCCGCCTGCCTGCTCTACCCCGACGACCGCCCGCGCGAGGAGGTCGTCGAACGACACCAGTCGAAGACGGAGGACGACCGATGA
- a CDS encoding ABC transporter permease, translating to MSETATSSGTGSGSTLTDTRFLAWAVAGLALFAVEAPALISFVTGFLADAVAAFPTSYATTAADFFAGIERAVIDLPTLLSRDVVPNQGYWNGDRWVGTFLGLSPAASWAIRVALVYAYAFACLGWLAVGYQLYRRRYRTADWTPRDDVVDRFRGHSWGKFGLVVVFLFVTMAVFAPTLGPTTVDQNMRNSYSYEMQYWNADAQEVQTTLVGEANRNSQSAGDSANVGPFSYDDYGRYHPFGTMPTGRDLFTFIVVGSRISLIIGVLSVALSALLATSLALLAAYYKGRVDLSLVLLSDAVMAMPQLLLLIMLSTVLADTWIGGIYSGGFVLALIFAGTGWTYMWRSVRGPALQVSERSWIDAARSFGQTPTTIMRQHMLPYVTGYLLIYGSMTLGGAIISIAGLSYLGLGVAPPTPEWGRAINLGQNYVSTGSWHISLIPGILITIVVTGFNALGDGIRDAIDPQSDSATGEAAGRGGGA from the coding sequence ATGTCGGAGACAGCCACCTCGTCCGGCACCGGGAGCGGAAGCACGCTCACCGACACGCGGTTCCTCGCGTGGGCGGTCGCCGGTCTCGCGCTGTTCGCCGTGGAAGCCCCCGCGCTCATCTCGTTCGTCACGGGCTTTCTCGCGGACGCCGTCGCGGCGTTCCCGACCTCGTACGCCACGACGGCCGCGGACTTCTTCGCCGGCATCGAACGCGCCGTAATCGACCTCCCAACCCTCCTCTCCCGCGACGTCGTGCCGAACCAGGGGTACTGGAACGGCGACCGCTGGGTCGGCACCTTCCTCGGTCTCTCGCCCGCCGCGTCCTGGGCGATTCGGGTCGCCCTCGTGTACGCGTACGCGTTCGCGTGCCTGGGCTGGCTCGCCGTCGGCTACCAGCTCTACCGACGGCGGTACCGCACCGCGGACTGGACGCCGCGCGACGACGTGGTAGACCGGTTCCGCGGGCACTCGTGGGGGAAGTTCGGATTGGTCGTCGTCTTCCTCTTCGTGACGATGGCCGTCTTCGCGCCGACGCTCGGCCCGACGACGGTCGACCAGAACATGCGGAACTCCTACTCGTACGAGATGCAGTACTGGAACGCCGACGCTCAGGAGGTTCAGACCACGCTCGTCGGCGAGGCGAACCGGAACTCGCAGTCCGCCGGCGACTCCGCGAACGTCGGGCCGTTCTCCTACGACGACTACGGCCGATACCATCCGTTCGGCACGATGCCGACCGGCAGGGACTTGTTCACGTTCATCGTCGTGGGCTCCAGGATATCTCTCATCATCGGCGTGCTCTCCGTCGCGTTGAGCGCGCTCCTCGCGACCTCGCTCGCGCTCCTCGCGGCGTACTACAAGGGCCGCGTCGACCTGAGCCTCGTCCTCCTCTCGGACGCGGTGATGGCGATGCCACAGTTACTACTGTTAATCATGCTGAGCACGGTGCTCGCCGACACGTGGATAGGCGGCATCTACAGCGGCGGATTCGTGCTCGCGCTCATCTTCGCGGGAACGGGCTGGACCTACATGTGGCGGTCCGTCCGCGGGCCCGCGCTCCAGGTCTCGGAACGCTCCTGGATAGACGCCGCGCGGAGTTTCGGGCAGACACCAACCACCATCATGCGACAACACATGCTTCCGTACGTCACCGGCTACCTGCTCATCTACGGTTCGATGACGCTCGGCGGCGCTATCATCTCCATCGCCGGCCTCTCCTACCTCGGTCTCGGCGTCGCGCCGCCGACCCCGGAGTGGGGGCGCGCCATCAACCTCGGACAGAACTACGTCTCGACCGGGTCGTGGCACATCTCGCTCATCCCCGGTATCCTCATCACCATCGTCGTCACGGGCTTCAACGCGCTCGGCGACGGCATCCGTGACGCCATCGACCCGCAGTCCGACAGCGCGACCGGCGAAGCCGCCGGCCGCGGGGGTGGCGCATGA
- a CDS encoding ABC transporter permease gives MSRLKYLGKRVLMMIPVVWLGASMTWFIIFMGPIDPASRLLSEGQTRNPAAYERAQEQLGLNQPPLQHYMDWMWNLVTFDLGQTWLLYQGSNVNALILDFLPRTLFLGFWSVLVAVLVGVPLGFYAGMRSNTVMDYVASMGGIVWRAMPNFWLAIMLLVVLQNSEAYFFGFNWQTFGVNLDALTGAPDMSRLTSVEGFLAATKKVLPAALVLGSASMGNEMRIGRTAVLEVKNQEYVDLARAKGVSDRAIVWKHIFRNALIPLVPVITSEAFLLIGGSVLVETVFGINGIGWLFYRAAIQGDLPLVGSLMYIFILMIVGVNLLQDVLYTFIDPRVGLEGN, from the coding sequence GTGAGTAGACTCAAGTACCTCGGAAAGCGGGTGCTGATGATGATTCCCGTCGTCTGGCTCGGTGCGTCGATGACGTGGTTCATCATCTTCATGGGCCCCATCGACCCCGCTTCGCGCCTCCTGAGCGAGGGCCAGACGCGGAACCCCGCCGCGTACGAACGCGCACAGGAACAACTCGGACTGAACCAACCGCCGCTCCAGCACTACATGGACTGGATGTGGAACCTCGTCACGTTCGACCTCGGGCAGACGTGGTTGCTCTACCAGGGGTCGAACGTGAACGCGCTCATCCTCGACTTCCTCCCGCGCACGCTCTTCCTCGGGTTCTGGAGCGTGCTCGTCGCCGTGCTCGTCGGCGTGCCGCTCGGGTTCTACGCGGGGATGCGGTCGAACACCGTCATGGACTACGTCGCGTCCATGGGCGGCATCGTCTGGCGGGCGATGCCGAACTTCTGGCTCGCCATCATGCTCCTCGTCGTCCTCCAGAACTCGGAGGCGTACTTCTTCGGGTTCAACTGGCAGACCTTCGGCGTGAACCTCGACGCGCTCACCGGCGCGCCCGACATGTCCCGGCTCACGAGCGTCGAGGGATTCCTCGCCGCGACGAAGAAGGTGTTACCGGCGGCGCTCGTCCTCGGGTCTGCGTCGATGGGGAACGAGATGCGTATCGGCCGCACCGCAGTCCTCGAAGTGAAGAACCAGGAGTACGTCGACCTCGCGCGAGCGAAGGGCGTCTCCGACCGCGCCATCGTCTGGAAGCACATCTTCCGGAACGCCCTCATCCCCCTGGTGCCCGTCATCACGAGCGAGGCGTTCCTCCTCATCGGCGGGAGCGTCCTCGTCGAAACCGTCTTCGGTATCAACGGCATCGGCTGGCTGTTCTACCGGGCCGCCATTCAGGGCGACCTCCCGCTCGTCGGTTCGTTGATGTACATCTTCATCCTCATGATCGTCGGAGTAAACCTACTGCAGGACGTCCTGTACACGTTCATCGACCCGCGCGTCGGACTGGAGGGGAACTAG